From a single Raphanus sativus cultivar WK10039 chromosome 3, ASM80110v3, whole genome shotgun sequence genomic region:
- the LOC108844432 gene encoding lipid transfer protein EARLI 1 encodes MASRNSASVALFFALNILFFTLTGATNCGCSPSPKPKPVPSPKPPKHVPSPSVPSPSVPTVPHPNPNPRPATPPRTPGSSGNCPIDALKLGVCGNVLSGLLNIQLGQPSAERCCSVVQGLVDLEAAVCLCTALKANVLGINLNVPISLSVLLNKCNKKVPSGFECT; translated from the coding sequence ATGGCTTCAAGAAACTCGGCCTCTGTTGCTCTTTTCTTCGCCCTCAACATCCTCTTTTTCACCTTAACCGGTGCAACTAATTGTGGTTGCAGCCCAAGTCCAAAACCCAAGCCGGTCCCAAGTCCTAAGCCCCCCAAGCATGTCCCAAGTCCCTCAGTCCCAAGTCCTTCGGTCCCAACGGTCCCACACCCTAACCCTAACCCTAGGCCGGCCACACCTCCGAGGACCCCTGGCTCATCCGGAAACTGTCCAATAGATGCCCTGAAGCTCGGTGTATGCGGAAATGTACTAAGCGGCCTACTAAACATACAATTGGGTCAGCCATCAGCTGAACGATGCTGCTCAGTCGTCCAAGGTTTGGTTGACCTTGAGGCTGCGGTCTGTCTCTGCACTGCTCTTAAGGCTAACGTTCTTGGGATCAACCTTAACGTTCCAATATCTCTCAGCGTTCTTCTCAACAAGTGTAACAAGAAGGTTCCGTCTGGTTTTGAATGCACTTAA